One segment of Stenotrophomonas sp. SAU14A_NAIMI4_8 DNA contains the following:
- a CDS encoding DUF2975 domain-containing protein, producing MCWLGILAALLAVPLVAYDRRWLMDTVHDATAAALHGNDLFLHFCLGLGTIVALLVLCLVFLRHLARLLRSAARERPFNHANALRLHRMAWMMLAMETLSIIIGIYASWMGPDFAWMEVGGGMSITGLLAVLMLFVLARVFAVGAAMRDDLDSVI from the coding sequence ATGTGCTGGCTGGGCATCCTGGCCGCGCTGCTGGCGGTGCCGCTGGTCGCCTACGACCGCCGCTGGCTGATGGATACCGTGCACGACGCCACGGCGGCCGCGCTGCATGGCAACGACCTGTTCCTGCATTTCTGCCTGGGCCTGGGCACCATCGTGGCGCTGCTGGTGCTGTGCCTGGTGTTCCTGCGGCACCTGGCGCGGCTGCTGCGTTCGGCCGCGCGTGAGCGCCCGTTCAACCACGCCAACGCGCTGCGCCTGCACCGCATGGCCTGGATGATGCTGGCCATGGAAACCCTGTCGATCATCATCGGCATCTACGCCAGCTGGATGGGGCCGGATTTCGCCTGGATGGAAGTGGGCGGTGGCATGTCCATCACCGGCCTGCTGGCGGTGCTGATGCTGTTCGTGCTGGCGCGCGTGTTCGCCGTGGGTGCGGCCATGCGCGATGACCTGGACAGCGTGATCTGA
- a CDS encoding LacI family DNA-binding transcriptional regulator, producing the protein MATIYDIAKHVGVSAGTVSRALSRPDKVLPATRARIEQAAAKLGYVPNTVARTLKTQRSGKILVTVPDIANPFFAQILQGAEDAAQAAGYAVLLGDTQHQPDREERYAQMLRRNEADGLIVLGHRLPPTAREIVQALGVAAPVVNGCEFDPALGIPSVHIDNAAAARAVMEHLYALGHERIAVVGGPPDNPLHQQRLEGVRAAGKAHGRLRGLSVVPGDFSLESGHAAATALLARPLAPTAVFCFSDQMALGALSACRDLGIRVPDQVSIVGFDDLASSRFLTPPLTTIRQPMRDIGARAVSLLLAIIERVDVPLQQTLDFSLMLRGSTAAPANG; encoded by the coding sequence ATGGCCACCATCTACGACATCGCAAAACACGTAGGCGTGTCGGCCGGCACGGTGTCGCGGGCCTTGTCGCGGCCGGACAAAGTGCTGCCCGCCACACGGGCGCGCATCGAACAGGCCGCCGCCAAGCTGGGCTACGTGCCCAACACGGTGGCTCGAACGCTGAAGACCCAGCGCAGTGGCAAGATCCTGGTCACCGTGCCGGACATCGCCAATCCGTTCTTCGCGCAGATCCTGCAGGGTGCCGAAGATGCGGCACAGGCCGCCGGCTACGCCGTGCTGCTGGGTGATACCCAGCACCAGCCCGATCGCGAGGAGCGCTATGCGCAGATGCTCCGGCGCAACGAGGCCGACGGCCTGATCGTGCTCGGCCATCGCCTGCCGCCCACTGCGCGCGAGATCGTGCAAGCGCTGGGCGTGGCCGCGCCGGTGGTCAATGGCTGCGAATTCGATCCCGCGCTGGGCATTCCCAGCGTGCATATCGACAATGCCGCCGCTGCGCGCGCGGTAATGGAACACCTGTATGCCCTCGGCCATGAGCGCATTGCCGTGGTCGGCGGCCCGCCCGACAACCCGTTGCACCAGCAGCGGCTGGAAGGCGTGCGCGCGGCCGGCAAGGCGCACGGCCGGCTGCGCGGCCTGAGTGTTGTCCCCGGTGATTTTTCGCTGGAGTCCGGCCATGCGGCGGCCACGGCACTGCTCGCGCGCCCGCTCGCGCCGACCGCGGTGTTCTGCTTCAGCGACCAGATGGCGCTGGGTGCGCTCTCGGCATGCCGCGATCTGGGCATCCGCGTGCCGGACCAGGTGTCCATCGTCGGCTTCGACGACCTGGCCTCGTCGCGCTTCCTGACGCCGCCGCTGACCACCATCCGCCAGCCGATGCGGGACATTGGGGCGCGTGCGGTCAGCCTGCTGCTGGCCATCATCGAGCGCGTCGATGTTCCCCTGCAGCAGACGCTGGATTTCAGCCTGATGCTGCGCGGGTCGACGGCCGCCCCGGCCAACGGCTGA
- a CDS encoding metalloregulator ArsR/SmtB family transcription factor, with amino-acid sequence MDRIFEALASGPRRQILAYLSAGELTAGELAERFDFSKPALSSHLRILEDAGLIEREKRGQFVYFSQVPERLANTLFSWAAEVCPVGGPLKREARARRKSPAR; translated from the coding sequence ATGGACCGCATCTTCGAAGCCCTCGCCTCCGGCCCCCGCCGGCAGATCCTGGCCTACCTCAGTGCCGGCGAACTGACCGCGGGCGAGCTGGCCGAGCGCTTCGATTTCAGCAAGCCGGCGCTGTCCAGCCACCTGCGCATCCTGGAAGACGCCGGCCTGATCGAACGCGAGAAGCGCGGGCAGTTCGTGTACTTCAGCCAGGTGCCCGAGCGCCTGGCCAACACCCTGTTTTCCTGGGCGGCCGAAGTGTGTCCGGTCGGTGGCCCGCTGAAGCGCGAAGCCCGCGCACGCCGCAAGTCCCCTGCCCGCTGA
- a CDS encoding DUF2867 domain-containing protein, protein MPGSTRNSRSFPGVQLPAQDGAGPIEVMLIAQLGIGAGDALVNDAGQRQRHHPAFIDALDEPSARLGGMHLQHGDASSLYSFVVGAGGHPFHRHAGPRMFTAIAGSAGAELRFATASDAQIAADPASFQRSLRRIRIPPDCLFTVRFGGGTWHQFASSHRAHPALFALSCHSNELAGAMSDATRAQVQANQADIPSLTDVLPQACWPSAATLASAPLLQLSLQAAPPSVCARLCAQTRALLGPMRRVNLRPLRGFVERSTPRYPVQHAAPATQGMLYRALPHSDYHDLTVLQLRPEQCAGRSASTLLADVLDGFLRNPPGGVGRLMALRNRLVAPLRLRTSPLGCPVSSLLSADRSRLFAGRFPVLDATVHAQDRSAEVLLGADDRHLRFRSSVRVQLADDGSVEVSLGSRVQTYNRFGRLYMALIDSVHRHYIAPALLRRAVEHALAPELADWVDGGAPVAG, encoded by the coding sequence ATGCCTGGTTCGACCCGCAACAGCCGCTCGTTTCCAGGTGTCCAGCTGCCCGCCCAGGACGGCGCCGGCCCGATCGAGGTGATGCTGATCGCCCAGCTCGGCATCGGTGCCGGCGATGCGCTGGTGAACGACGCCGGGCAACGCCAGCGCCACCATCCGGCCTTCATCGATGCGCTGGATGAACCGTCGGCGCGGCTGGGCGGCATGCACCTGCAGCATGGCGATGCGTCATCGCTGTACAGCTTCGTGGTGGGTGCCGGCGGCCACCCGTTCCACCGCCATGCCGGCCCGCGCATGTTCACCGCCATTGCCGGCAGCGCTGGCGCGGAGCTGCGCTTTGCCACCGCCAGCGATGCGCAGATCGCCGCCGATCCGGCCAGCTTCCAGCGCAGCCTGCGGCGCATCCGCATTCCACCCGATTGCCTGTTCACCGTGCGCTTCGGTGGCGGCACCTGGCACCAGTTCGCGTCCAGCCACCGGGCACACCCGGCACTGTTCGCGCTGTCGTGCCACAGCAATGAACTGGCCGGCGCGATGAGCGATGCCACCCGCGCCCAGGTGCAGGCCAACCAGGCCGACATCCCCAGCCTGACCGACGTATTGCCGCAGGCGTGCTGGCCCAGCGCCGCGACACTGGCCAGCGCGCCCCTGCTGCAGTTGTCCCTGCAGGCCGCGCCGCCCAGCGTGTGCGCGCGGCTGTGCGCGCAGACCCGTGCGCTGCTGGGGCCGATGCGCCGGGTCAACCTGCGCCCGCTGCGGGGGTTCGTCGAACGCAGCACACCGCGCTATCCGGTGCAGCATGCCGCGCCGGCAACGCAGGGCATGCTGTACCGCGCCCTGCCCCATAGCGATTACCACGACCTGACCGTGCTGCAGCTGCGCCCCGAACAATGTGCGGGACGCTCGGCATCGACCCTGCTGGCCGATGTACTGGACGGCTTCCTGCGCAATCCTCCGGGCGGCGTGGGCCGGTTGATGGCCCTGCGCAATCGGCTGGTGGCGCCGCTGCGCCTGCGTACCTCGCCGCTGGGTTGCCCGGTGTCGTCGCTGTTGTCCGCCGATCGCAGCCGACTCTTCGCCGGCCGCTTCCCGGTGCTGGATGCAACGGTGCATGCGCAGGACCGCAGCGCCGAAGTGCTGCTGGGTGCGGATGATCGCCACCTGCGTTTCCGCAGCAGCGTGCGCGTGCAGCTGGCCGACGATGGCAGCGTGGAGGTCAGCCTGGGCTCGCGCGTGCAGACCTACAATCGGTTCGGGCGCCTGTACATGGCGCTGATCGACAGCGTGCACCGCCACTACATCGCGCCGGCCCTGCTGCGCCGTGCAGTGGAACATGCGCTGGCGCCGGAGCTGGCGGACTGGGTGGATGGGGGCGCGCCGGTGGCGGGCTGA
- a CDS encoding helix-turn-helix transcriptional regulator, with protein MAIIITLDRMLQARGMTLSELAGRIDITLANLSILKTGKARAIRFSTLDAICRELQCTPGDLLGHDPSQAQQDD; from the coding sequence ATGGCGATCATCATCACCCTGGACCGCATGCTGCAGGCGCGCGGCATGACCCTGTCCGAGCTGGCCGGGCGCATCGACATCACCCTGGCCAACCTGTCCATCCTGAAGACCGGCAAGGCCCGCGCCATCCGCTTTTCCACCCTGGATGCGATCTGCCGCGAGCTGCAGTGCACGCCGGGTGACCTGCTGGGGCACGACCCCAGCCAGGCCCAGCAGGACGACTGA
- a CDS encoding AI-2E family transporter → MNDAVLALPKPPAARIAAWLLMLLGMWLALKLGLVVTLLSGLLVFQLTHVLANTVEGKLPPGRARAFAVILLSAVIIGALVLAGIGVASFFRNETGGPDVLLARLMDILNTSRHQVPALLQPYIPEDLTRLREALNEWAAEHQRQLGVAGTSVVQVGVRVLIGMVLGAMIALYDELPLPKMGPLAQELVGRTTRLAVAFRQVVFAQVKISLLNTVFTAVFLLGVLPLFGVHLPLSKTLVLITFLAGLLPVVGNIISNTVITIVALSVSFYVAVAALLYLIVIHKLEYFLNARIVGGEIQARAWELLLAMLVMEAAFGLAGLVAAPVFYAYVKRELLDQRWI, encoded by the coding sequence ATGAACGACGCCGTCCTTGCCCTGCCCAAGCCCCCCGCCGCGCGCATCGCCGCCTGGCTGCTGATGCTGCTGGGCATGTGGCTGGCACTGAAGCTGGGCCTGGTGGTCACCCTGCTGTCGGGCCTGCTGGTGTTCCAGCTGACCCACGTGCTGGCCAATACCGTGGAAGGCAAGCTGCCGCCGGGCCGCGCACGCGCCTTCGCGGTCATCCTGCTGTCGGCGGTCATCATCGGTGCGCTGGTGCTGGCCGGCATCGGCGTGGCCTCGTTCTTCCGCAACGAGACCGGTGGCCCGGACGTGCTGCTGGCGCGGCTGATGGACATCCTCAACACCTCGCGCCACCAGGTGCCTGCGCTGCTGCAGCCCTACATTCCCGAAGACCTGACCCGGCTGCGCGAGGCGCTGAACGAATGGGCCGCCGAACACCAGCGGCAGCTGGGCGTGGCCGGTACGTCGGTGGTGCAGGTGGGCGTGCGCGTGCTGATCGGCATGGTGCTGGGCGCGATGATCGCCCTGTACGACGAACTGCCGCTGCCCAAGATGGGCCCGCTGGCGCAGGAGCTGGTCGGCCGCACCACGCGCCTGGCGGTGGCCTTCCGCCAGGTGGTGTTCGCCCAGGTGAAGATTTCGCTGCTCAACACCGTGTTCACCGCGGTGTTCCTGCTGGGCGTGCTGCCGCTGTTCGGCGTGCACCTGCCGCTGTCCAAGACGCTGGTGCTGATCACCTTCCTGGCCGGCCTGCTGCCGGTGGTGGGCAACATCATTTCCAACACCGTCATCACCATTGTGGCGCTGTCGGTGTCGTTCTACGTGGCGGTGGCGGCGCTGCTGTACCTGATCGTCATCCACAAGCTGGAGTATTTCCTCAACGCGCGCATCGTCGGCGGTGAGATCCAGGCACGTGCGTGGGAACTGCTGCTGGCGATGCTGGTGATGGAAGCGGCCTTCGGCCTGGCTGGGCTGGTGGCCGCACCGGTGTTCTACGCCTACGTGAAGCGGGAGCTGCTGGACCAGCGTTGGATCTGA
- a CDS encoding pyridoxamine 5'-phosphate oxidase family protein has translation MTTLTLPELAKKMAGIDFAMLQTHAAGEIDGRPMSSNGDVDYDGDSWFFALESTDMVRQIETDPKVALGFTGSKSLLGKPPLFVHVKGRASIIRERAVLAEHWVKDLERWFEQGVDTPGLVLIHVHAQRIHYWDGEDQGELVV, from the coding sequence ATGACCACGCTGACCCTGCCCGAACTGGCGAAGAAAATGGCTGGCATCGATTTTGCGATGCTGCAGACCCATGCCGCCGGCGAGATCGATGGCCGCCCGATGAGCAGTAACGGCGACGTGGACTACGACGGCGACAGCTGGTTCTTCGCGCTGGAAAGCACGGACATGGTGCGCCAGATCGAAACCGACCCGAAGGTCGCGCTGGGTTTCACCGGCAGCAAGTCACTGCTGGGAAAGCCGCCGCTGTTCGTGCACGTGAAAGGCCGTGCCTCCATCATCCGCGAACGCGCGGTGCTGGCCGAACACTGGGTGAAAGACCTGGAGCGCTGGTTCGAGCAGGGCGTGGACACGCCGGGACTGGTGCTGATCCACGTGCATGCGCAGCGCATCCACTACTGGGACGGCGAAGACCAGGGCGAGCTGGTGGTCTGA
- a CDS encoding metallophosphoesterase gives MHVVLSTVGLLMGLYVAWRLFWPLRLPLWAKALLSLLLVALAVQLRIVATFWGTMASPEIPKLAIAVLATGSTAVLLLALALLVMDAGLLLSRLLRWPRVVTALRARMLRPLAAGLALLLSGYGVSQGMAVPQVRQIEVNMAGLPAAFDGYRVLQLTDIHASRLLTGDWVRRVVAESNALKPDLIVITGDLIDGTVAARRDDFRPLGELQAADGVIAITGNHEYYAQYREWMQAFRALHMQVLENSHTQVRRGDAAITIAGVTDPVAARYGLPLPDLDAALAGADPAAPVILLDHRPRNAREAAERGVQLQLSGHTHGGQIIGMDQLVKRANGGYVSGRYAVNDMTLYVSNGAGLWAGFPARIGVPSEITLITLRPGSDPLAKGQGL, from the coding sequence ATTCACGTTGTGCTGAGTACTGTTGGATTGTTGATGGGCCTGTACGTGGCCTGGCGCCTGTTCTGGCCGCTGCGGCTGCCGCTCTGGGCCAAGGCGCTGTTGTCGCTGCTGCTGGTGGCGTTGGCGGTGCAGCTGCGCATTGTTGCCACCTTCTGGGGCACGATGGCCTCGCCGGAAATTCCCAAGCTGGCCATCGCCGTGCTGGCCACCGGTTCCACCGCCGTGCTGCTGCTGGCGCTGGCCCTGCTGGTGATGGATGCGGGCCTGCTGCTGTCGCGCCTGCTGCGCTGGCCGCGCGTGGTGACAGCGCTGCGCGCCCGTATGCTGCGGCCGCTGGCGGCTGGATTGGCCCTGCTGCTCAGTGGTTACGGTGTCAGCCAGGGCATGGCGGTACCGCAGGTGCGGCAGATCGAAGTGAACATGGCCGGGCTGCCGGCGGCGTTCGACGGCTACCGCGTACTGCAACTCACCGACATCCACGCCAGCCGCTTGCTGACCGGCGACTGGGTGCGCCGGGTCGTGGCGGAAAGCAATGCGCTGAAGCCGGACCTGATCGTGATCACTGGCGACCTGATCGATGGCACCGTGGCCGCGCGTCGCGATGATTTCCGGCCCCTGGGTGAACTGCAGGCCGCCGACGGGGTGATCGCCATCACCGGCAACCACGAGTACTACGCGCAGTACCGCGAATGGATGCAGGCGTTCCGCGCGCTGCACATGCAGGTGCTGGAAAACAGTCATACCCAGGTGCGTCGTGGCGATGCGGCGATCACCATCGCCGGTGTCACCGATCCGGTCGCGGCCCGCTACGGCCTGCCGCTTCCCGATCTGGACGCCGCCCTGGCCGGTGCCGACCCGGCCGCGCCGGTGATCCTGCTGGACCACCGCCCGCGCAACGCGCGCGAAGCGGCCGAGCGCGGCGTGCAGCTGCAGTTGTCCGGGCATACCCATGGCGGCCAGATCATCGGCATGGACCAGCTGGTGAAGCGCGCCAATGGTGGTTACGTGTCCGGCCGCTACGCGGTCAATGACATGACCCTGTACGTCAGCAACGGCGCCGGCCTGTGGGCGGGCTTCCCCGCGCGGATCGGCGTACCCTCGGAGATCACCCTGATCACCCTGCGCCCGGGGTCGGACCCCTTGGCCAAAGGCCAAGGGCTCTGA
- a CDS encoding ferric reductase-like transmembrane domain-containing protein: MAASTPSFLHGWRLFVAIAVVLIAFAMAAFALQPDVVEGSRAAIRVTARTSFVLFLAAFTASSFASLLPGPTTHFLLRERRIIGLSFAFSHLLHAVAITTFGILNPAFWPARSALANLPGTVGYVAILALAITSQRGIALRMGPTAWRRLHTTGMWIIAAVFTYSYFKRVPANFWYAVPSALLFTAFVVRAIAKRGQSLKRSARTRPLRAA; the protein is encoded by the coding sequence ATGGCTGCTTCAACCCCTTCCTTCCTGCACGGCTGGCGTCTGTTCGTGGCCATCGCCGTGGTGCTGATCGCCTTCGCAATGGCCGCATTCGCTCTGCAACCCGACGTGGTGGAGGGCAGCCGCGCGGCCATCCGGGTGACCGCACGCACCTCGTTCGTGCTGTTCCTGGCCGCGTTCACCGCGTCATCGTTCGCCAGTCTGCTGCCCGGGCCAACCACCCACTTCCTGCTGCGCGAGCGCCGCATCATCGGCCTGTCGTTCGCGTTCTCGCACCTGCTGCATGCCGTGGCGATCACCACGTTCGGCATTCTGAACCCGGCGTTCTGGCCGGCGCGCTCGGCCCTGGCCAACCTGCCCGGCACGGTGGGCTACGTGGCGATCCTGGCGCTGGCGATCACCTCGCAGCGCGGCATCGCCCTGCGCATGGGGCCCACGGCATGGCGACGCCTGCACACCACCGGCATGTGGATCATCGCCGCGGTGTTCACCTATTCGTACTTCAAGCGCGTACCGGCCAACTTCTGGTACGCCGTGCCGTCGGCGCTGCTGTTCACTGCCTTCGTGGTACGCGCCATCGCCAAGCGTGGGCAGTCACTGAAGCGCAGTGCGCGTACGCGCCCGTTGCGGGCGGCGTGA
- a CDS encoding putative DNA-binding domain-containing protein produces the protein MAETLATLQQRWAGHVRDPSTPAPAGIDARRLAVYRRLCIDSLDSLLAGSLPRLQQHLGGPRWRGMVEHYYARHACHTPMFPQIAGEFAAWLAMQDTLALPGWAAELAHYESTQQALHIEARDPGQALEQAATGTHVLALSTHVRVLGYQWPVHQDEVLTTRPEAAPTLLLLHRHADFSLHTQVLAPLAYALLTALGNDGARVDEALQLLADAHGVDRGELQAATAPLLAHLCAAGVLVAARSA, from the coding sequence ATGGCTGAGACACTGGCCACCCTGCAGCAGCGTTGGGCCGGGCATGTGCGTGACCCGTCCACGCCGGCACCGGCGGGCATCGACGCGCGGCGGCTGGCGGTCTATCGCCGCCTGTGCATCGACAGCCTGGACAGCCTGCTGGCCGGCAGCCTGCCGCGCCTGCAGCAGCACCTGGGCGGGCCACGCTGGCGCGGCATGGTCGAGCATTACTACGCCCGCCATGCCTGCCATACCCCGATGTTCCCGCAGATTGCCGGCGAGTTCGCCGCCTGGCTGGCAATGCAGGACACGCTGGCACTGCCAGGCTGGGCCGCAGAACTTGCGCACTACGAAAGCACGCAGCAGGCGCTGCATATCGAGGCACGCGATCCCGGGCAGGCGCTCGAACAGGCCGCAACGGGCACGCATGTGCTGGCACTGTCCACACACGTGCGTGTGCTGGGCTACCAGTGGCCGGTGCACCAGGACGAGGTGCTGACCACGCGGCCCGAGGCGGCGCCGACTTTGCTGTTGCTGCATCGCCACGCCGATTTCAGCCTGCACACGCAGGTGCTGGCACCGCTGGCCTACGCCCTGCTGACCGCACTGGGCAATGACGGCGCGCGCGTGGATGAGGCGCTGCAGCTGCTGGCCGACGCTCACGGTGTCGACCGCGGCGAACTGCAGGCCGCCACCGCACCGCTGCTCGCCCACCTGTGCGCAGCCGGCGTGCTGGTCGCAGCGCGCAGCGCCTGA
- a CDS encoding TerC family protein: protein MEWLADPSIWMGLATLIVLEIVLGIDNLVFIAILADKLPPHQRDRARVIGLALALLMRLVLLAALSWIMKLTEPLLVLFEHSFSGRDLILLGGGLFLLFKGTMELHERLEGRQHHDDGKKVYASFAMVVAQIVVLDAVFSLDSVITAVGMVDNLGVMYAAVTIAMALMLLASKPLTRFVNKHPTVVVLCLGFLLMIGFSLVAEGLGYKIPKGYLYAAIAFSILVEAFNQWVRFNRERNERRQPFRQRTADAVLRMLGARPANGHDDGHGEEEHADEERLQPAEHEMIRSVLGLADRPVSSVMTVRADVQWIDLARGHEDVVARLVASPHTRLLVGEGDLDSLRGVVQSRDLLADLLQGRPLQLEANLRAPQYVLSSASALQALELIRQHPVPLAVAVDEYGSVEGLVTANDLLAAIAGDLADTQDERYGVVAQGDDEWEADGALTLDDLQRMTGVALPRSADYMTISGLVLDQLGRLPDAGDSVDVAGFRITVLAMETRRIARLRVQRLAS from the coding sequence ATGGAATGGTTGGCTGACCCCTCGATCTGGATGGGCCTTGCAACCCTGATCGTGCTGGAAATCGTGCTGGGCATCGACAACCTGGTGTTCATCGCGATCCTGGCCGACAAGCTGCCCCCGCACCAGCGCGACCGCGCACGGGTGATCGGCCTGGCCCTGGCCCTGCTGATGCGCCTGGTGCTGCTGGCGGCACTGTCGTGGATCATGAAGCTGACCGAGCCGCTGCTGGTGCTGTTCGAGCACAGCTTCTCCGGCCGTGACCTGATCCTGCTGGGCGGTGGCCTGTTCCTGCTGTTCAAGGGCACCATGGAACTGCACGAGCGGCTGGAAGGCCGCCAGCACCACGACGATGGCAAGAAGGTCTACGCCAGTTTCGCCATGGTGGTGGCGCAGATCGTGGTGCTCGATGCGGTGTTCTCGCTGGATTCGGTGATCACCGCCGTCGGCATGGTCGACAACCTGGGCGTGATGTACGCCGCGGTGACCATTGCCATGGCGCTGATGCTGCTGGCCAGCAAGCCGCTCACCCGCTTCGTCAACAAGCACCCGACCGTGGTGGTGCTGTGCCTGGGCTTCCTGCTGATGATCGGCTTCAGCCTGGTGGCCGAAGGCCTGGGTTACAAGATTCCGAAGGGCTATCTGTACGCAGCCATCGCGTTCTCGATCCTGGTGGAAGCCTTCAACCAGTGGGTGCGCTTCAACCGTGAGCGCAACGAGCGCCGCCAGCCGTTCCGCCAGCGTACCGCCGACGCCGTGCTGCGCATGCTGGGGGCACGCCCGGCCAACGGCCACGACGATGGCCACGGCGAGGAAGAACATGCAGATGAGGAGCGCCTGCAGCCGGCCGAGCACGAGATGATCCGCAGCGTGCTGGGCCTGGCCGATCGGCCGGTGTCCAGCGTGATGACCGTACGTGCCGATGTGCAGTGGATCGACCTGGCCCGTGGCCATGAGGATGTGGTGGCGCGCCTGGTGGCATCGCCGCATACACGACTGCTGGTGGGCGAGGGCGACCTGGACAGCCTGCGGGGCGTGGTGCAGAGCCGCGACCTGCTGGCCGACCTGCTGCAGGGCCGTCCCTTGCAGCTGGAGGCCAACCTGCGCGCGCCGCAGTACGTGCTGTCCAGCGCCAGTGCCTTGCAGGCGCTGGAACTGATCCGCCAGCACCCGGTGCCGCTGGCGGTGGCGGTGGACGAGTACGGCAGCGTGGAAGGCCTGGTGACCGCCAATGACCTGCTGGCGGCCATTGCCGGTGACCTTGCCGACACCCAGGACGAGCGCTACGGCGTGGTGGCACAGGGCGATGACGAATGGGAGGCCGATGGCGCGCTGACCCTGGATGACCTGCAGCGGATGACTGGCGTGGCCCTGCCGCGCAGCGCCGACTACATGACCATTTCCGGCCTGGTGCTGGATCAGCTGGGGCGCCTGCCCGACGCGGGCGACAGCGTGGACGTGGCCGGTTTCCGCATCACCGTGCTGGCCATGGAAACCCGCCGCATCGCCCGCCTGCGCGTGCAGCGTCTGGCGTCGTAA
- a CDS encoding DUF692 domain-containing protein produces MHTPLPPASAGLGLRRGLIDELLAMPADAIDFLEVSPDNWIGVGGAHGAALRQLSERHRLTCHGLSLSLGGPDPLDQTLLAQTRAFLDLHQVQLYSEHLSYCAAGGHVYDLLPLPFTAEAVHHVAGRIAQVQDMLGRRIAVENISYYAVPGADMSEIDFINAVLDEADCDLLLDVNNVFVNACNNGYDAFDFLARVPAHRVASLHVAGHFDEDDGFKIDTHGAPVKGVVWALLREAYARVGVRPTLLERDFNFPPLAELLAEVEQIRQAQIDVLQPEVAHG; encoded by the coding sequence ATGCACACGCCCCTGCCCCCTGCCAGCGCCGGTCTTGGCCTGCGCCGCGGCCTGATCGATGAACTGCTGGCCATGCCGGCCGATGCCATCGATTTCCTGGAAGTCTCGCCGGACAACTGGATTGGCGTGGGCGGCGCCCACGGTGCCGCGCTGCGCCAGCTGAGCGAACGCCATCGCCTGACCTGCCATGGCCTGTCGTTGTCGCTGGGTGGGCCGGACCCGTTGGACCAGACCCTGCTGGCGCAGACCCGCGCCTTCCTCGATCTGCACCAGGTGCAGCTGTACAGCGAACACCTGAGCTACTGCGCCGCCGGCGGCCATGTTTACGACCTGCTGCCGCTGCCCTTCACTGCCGAAGCGGTACACCACGTCGCCGGTCGCATCGCCCAGGTGCAGGACATGCTGGGGCGGCGCATCGCGGTGGAAAACATTTCCTACTACGCCGTGCCTGGCGCGGACATGAGCGAGATCGACTTCATCAATGCCGTGCTGGACGAAGCCGACTGTGACCTGCTGCTGGACGTGAACAACGTTTTCGTCAACGCCTGCAACAACGGCTACGACGCCTTCGATTTCCTCGCCCGTGTACCGGCCCACCGCGTGGCGTCGCTGCATGTAGCTGGGCACTTCGACGAAGACGACGGCTTCAAGATCGACACCCATGGCGCGCCGGTGAAAGGCGTGGTGTGGGCGCTGCTGCGCGAGGCCTATGCGCGTGTTGGCGTGCGACCCACCCTGCTGGAACGCGATTTCAATTTTCCGCCGCTGGCCGAGCTGCTGGCCGAGGTGGAGCAGATCCGCCAGGCCCAGATCGATGTGCTGCAGCCCGAGGTGGCCCATGGCTGA
- a CDS encoding EF-hand domain-containing protein translates to MSVSTKNTSASRLPRIGAIGIALAGGLLLAGQAAAIQPLAISAVSMSAAAEGKCGEGKCGANKASTSKPAGKAKVAEGQCGEGKCGDASFARTDRDHDGRVSRAEFNAVAGERAAEFDRIDTNHDGYISEQEAHDYLRSVYTAHGKPMPKGLFSRVND, encoded by the coding sequence ATGTCCGTCTCGACCAAGAACACCTCTGCTTCCCGCCTGCCGCGCATCGGCGCCATTGGCATCGCCCTGGCCGGTGGCCTGCTGCTGGCCGGCCAGGCCGCTGCGATCCAACCGTTGGCAATCAGCGCGGTATCCATGAGCGCCGCCGCCGAAGGCAAGTGCGGTGAAGGCAAGTGCGGCGCCAACAAGGCCAGCACCAGCAAACCCGCCGGCAAGGCCAAGGTGGCCGAAGGCCAGTGCGGTGAAGGCAAGTGTGGCGATGCCTCGTTTGCCCGCACCGACCGTGACCACGACGGCCGCGTCTCGCGGGCCGAGTTCAACGCCGTGGCCGGCGAGCGCGCCGCCGAGTTCGATCGCATCGACACCAACCACGATGGCTACATCAGCGAACAGGAAGCACACGACTACCTGCGCAGCGTCTACACCGCCCACGGCAAGCCGATGCCGAAGGGTCTGTTCTCCCGCGTCAACGACTGA